The following are encoded together in the Nodosilinea sp. PGN35 genome:
- a CDS encoding GNAT family N-acetyltransferase: MGYPSVPSLTATWLRSIDEVPEALWDELAQPLETPFLEWSWLHNMERSGSVGANAGWLPCHLALWQGKRLVGAAPMYLKGHSRGEFVFDHQWADLAERLGVEYYPKLLGMSPFTPAEGYRFLIAPEADEAIISRAMVEVIDDFCDRNNISGCHFLYVDPQWRATMTQLGYSEWLHHSYVWQNHSFKDFDDYLGMFNANQRRNIKRERKSMATAGLRLEAIAGDAISKTLCDQMYDFYADTCDKFGWWGSKYLSRKFFHLLHHDYRHRMVFFAAYGEDDSHPVGMSFCLTKGDRLYGRYWGSAMEMDNLHFNACYYAPIEWAIAHGITLFDPGAGGRHKKRRGFPALGNYSLHRFYSPRLKTLLTRYIAEVNELEQQEIDAINAELPLKLPPDATAPKPQA; this comes from the coding sequence ATGGGCTATCCCTCTGTGCCGTCGCTGACCGCCACCTGGCTGCGCTCCATTGACGAGGTTCCTGAAGCCCTCTGGGATGAGCTGGCCCAGCCTTTGGAAACCCCGTTTTTGGAGTGGAGCTGGCTACACAACATGGAGCGCTCGGGCAGCGTGGGGGCCAATGCGGGCTGGCTGCCCTGCCACCTGGCCCTGTGGCAGGGGAAGAGGCTGGTGGGAGCTGCCCCCATGTATCTGAAGGGCCACAGCCGAGGCGAGTTTGTCTTTGACCACCAGTGGGCCGATCTGGCCGAGCGGCTGGGGGTGGAGTATTACCCCAAGCTGCTGGGCATGTCACCGTTTACCCCGGCGGAGGGCTATCGGTTTTTGATCGCCCCAGAGGCCGACGAGGCCATAATCAGCCGGGCCATGGTGGAGGTGATTGACGACTTCTGCGATCGCAACAATATCTCCGGCTGCCACTTTCTCTACGTTGACCCCCAGTGGCGGGCCACCATGACCCAGCTGGGCTATTCGGAGTGGCTGCACCACAGCTACGTGTGGCAGAACCACAGCTTTAAAGACTTTGACGACTACCTGGGCATGTTCAACGCCAACCAGCGGCGCAACATCAAGCGCGAGCGCAAGTCGATGGCAACGGCGGGCCTGCGCCTGGAGGCGATCGCCGGAGATGCGATCAGCAAAACCCTGTGCGACCAGATGTACGATTTTTACGCCGACACCTGCGACAAGTTTGGCTGGTGGGGCAGCAAGTACCTGAGCCGCAAATTCTTTCACCTGCTGCACCACGACTACCGCCACCGCATGGTGTTTTTCGCCGCCTACGGCGAAGATGACAGCCACCCGGTGGGCATGTCGTTTTGTCTGACCAAGGGCGATCGCCTCTACGGTCGCTACTGGGGCTCGGCGATGGAGATGGACAATCTGCACTTTAACGCCTGCTACTACGCCCCGATCGAGTGGGCGATCGCCCACGGCATCACCCTGTTTGACCCTGGGGCAGGGGGCCGCCACAAAAAGCGCCGGGGCTTTCCGGCCCTGGGCAACTACAGCCTGCACCGGTTTTATTCACCGCGCCTGAAAACGCTGCTGACCCGCTACATTGCCGAGGTCAACGAGCTTGAGCAGCAGGAAATTGACGCCATCAATGCCGAGCTACCGCTCAAGCTGCCCCCAGACGCTACCGCCCCCAAACCCCAGGCCTAG
- a CDS encoding RibD family protein: MAIAPVSNPPIPQVTLVLAMSLDGKIADAQRGAARFSAAADLAHLEEKVAAADGVLFGGGTLRAYGTTLSVRSPDLLAQRRQRRQRDQPVQIVWSPSGNLDPQLRYFQQPVPRGLVTTAAGAQRWAETDLFDTVWVVPEAQTQPWDWPWVLAQFKQGGIHHLALLGGGRLTAELLGCRCVHEIFMTVCPLILGGATAPSPVEGAGFLAAVAPRLQLLSHRVVADEVFLHYRVRPASPEVGGGS, from the coding sequence GCCCCTGTATCCAACCCACCGATTCCCCAGGTCACCCTAGTGCTGGCCATGAGTCTGGACGGCAAAATCGCCGATGCCCAGCGCGGTGCCGCTCGCTTTTCCGCCGCCGCCGACCTGGCCCACCTGGAGGAAAAAGTGGCGGCGGCGGACGGGGTGCTATTTGGCGGGGGCACCCTGCGGGCCTACGGTACGACCCTGAGCGTGCGCAGCCCAGACCTGTTGGCCCAGCGGCGACAGCGGCGGCAGCGCGATCAGCCCGTGCAAATCGTCTGGTCGCCCTCGGGCAACCTCGACCCCCAGCTGCGGTACTTTCAGCAGCCGGTGCCTCGGGGGCTAGTGACCACAGCCGCTGGAGCGCAGCGATGGGCAGAGACCGATTTGTTTGACACCGTTTGGGTCGTACCCGAGGCTCAGACGCAACCCTGGGATTGGCCCTGGGTGCTAGCCCAATTCAAGCAGGGAGGAATTCACCACCTGGCCCTGTTGGGCGGCGGCAGACTGACCGCAGAACTGCTGGGCTGCCGCTGCGTCCATGAGATCTTTATGACCGTGTGTCCGCTGATCTTGGGGGGGGCAACGGCTCCGTCCCCAGTGGAGGGGGCGGGCTTTTTGGCGGCGGTGGCCCCCCGCTTGCAGCTGCTCTCCCACCGGGTGGTGGCGGACGAAGTGTTTTTGCACTACCGGGTCAGGCCTGCGTCCCCAGAGGTAGGGGGTGGCTCCTAG